A stretch of Macadamia integrifolia cultivar HAES 741 chromosome 7, SCU_Mint_v3, whole genome shotgun sequence DNA encodes these proteins:
- the LOC122083093 gene encoding G-box-binding factor 1-like isoform X6, whose protein sequence is MGSGDENTHARPSKPTASTQHVIPPYGTPLPYPALYPHGGLYAHPNMAMSQGAPPTAAEVEGNAPDGKDRTSTKKSNESLGNTGGKPRERGKAASGSENDGPSSSSAESGSDGTSAASDQNTNQQELTGKKKRSFDQMLADGANAQNANTAQYSGAAVESSFSAREQPATNVQVSVPGKSVVAIPATNLNIGMDLWNTSSGGVPMKTGSNASGVSPAVAPAPVVGREGFVAEHLWIQDERELKKQRRKQSNRESARRSRLRKQAECEELQSKVEALSNENNALKDELKRLAEECTKLTSENSSIMEELTRLYGPDVVANLETKFMKTVINSVHGGGGDVQDTSRGGGSVSCQKEGNFFYSSGKLDSGSNKHETILFYSTNL, encoded by the exons ATGGGCTCGGGGGATGAAAATACACATGCTAGGCCCTCAAAACCAACTGCTTCAACTCAG CATGTAATACCACCATATGGTACTCCACTTCCATATCCTGCTCTATATCCTCATGGAGGACTTTACGCTCATCCTAACATGGCTATG TCTCAGGGTGCACCACCAACAGCTGCAGAGGTGGAAGGAAATGCCCCTGATGGAAAAGACCGGACTTCAACGAAGAAATCAAATGAAAGTTTGGGAAATACTGGTGGCAAGCCTAGAGAAAGAGGGAAGGCTGCTTCTGGTTCTGAAAACGATGGTCCTTCATCAAG TAGTGCTGAAAGTGGAAGTGATGGTACATCAGCTGCAAGTGATCAGAATACTAACCAGCAA GAGCTTactgggaagaagaagaggagcttCGACCAGATGCTTGCAGATG GTGCAAACGCACAGAACGCCAACACGGCTCAATACAGTGGTGCAGCTGTTGAATCATCTTTCAGTGCAAGGGAGCAACCGGCTACAAATGTCCAAGTTTCGGTGCCAGGAAAGTCTGTGGTAGCTATACCTGCAACTAATTTGAACATAGGAATGGACCTTTGGAATACATCCTCTGGAGGTGTGCCCATGAAGACTGGATCAAATGCATCTGGTGTCTCACCAGCGGTGGCTCCAGCACCAGTGGTTGGACGGGAGGGGTTTGTAGCTGAACACCTCTGGATTCAA GATGAACGTGAACTGAAGAAGCAGAGGAGAAAGCAATCTAATCGGGAATCAGCTAGAAGGTCAAGATTACGTAAACAG GCTGAATGTGAAGAGCTACAATCGAAGGTGGAGGCACTGTCGAATGAAAATAATGCACTCAAAGATGAGCTGAAAAGGCTTGCTGAGGAATGCACAAAGCTGACATCTGAAAATAGTTCCataatg GAGGAGCTGACTCGTTTGTACGGACCAGATGTTGTGGCTAATCTAGAAACTAAATTTATGAAGACGGTTATCAATTCTGTACACGGTGGAGGCGGCGATGTACAAGATACTTCAAGGGGAGGTGGCTCAGTTTCTTGTCAGAAGGAAGGGAATTTCTTTTACTCTAGTGGGAAGCTTGATTCAGGTTCTAATAAACATGAGACAATCCTTTTTTATAGTACTAATTTATAG
- the LOC122083093 gene encoding G-box-binding factor 1-like isoform X4, which yields MGSGDENTHARPSKPTASTQETPTTPLYPNWSSPLQAYYGLGATTRPFFTSPVSSSPTPHPYLWGSQHVIPPYGTPLPYPALYPHGGLYAHPNMAMSQGAPPTAAEVEGNAPDGKDRTSTKKSNESLGNTGGKPRERGKAASGSENDGPSSSAESGSDGTSAASDQNTNQQELTGKKKRSFDQMLADGANAQNANTAQYSGAAVESSFSAREQPATNVQVSVPGKSVVAIPATNLNIGMDLWNTSSGGVPMKTGSNASGVSPAVAPAPVVGREGFVAEHLWIQDERELKKQRRKQSNRESARRSRLRKQAECEELQSKVEALSNENNALKDELKRLAEECTKLTSENSSIMEELTRLYGPDVVANLETKFMKTVINSVHGGGGDVQDTSRGGGSVSCQKEGNFFYSSGKLDSGSNKHETILFYSTNL from the exons ATGGGCTCGGGGGATGAAAATACACATGCTAGGCCCTCAAAACCAACTGCTTCAACTCAG GAGACACCTACAACGCCTTTGTATCCTAATTGGTCAAGTCCTTTGCAG GCATACTATGGTCTTGGTGCTACTACACGTCCCTTTTTCACCTcacctgtttcttcttctccaactcccCATCCTTATCTTTGGGGAAGTCAG CATGTAATACCACCATATGGTACTCCACTTCCATATCCTGCTCTATATCCTCATGGAGGACTTTACGCTCATCCTAACATGGCTATG TCTCAGGGTGCACCACCAACAGCTGCAGAGGTGGAAGGAAATGCCCCTGATGGAAAAGACCGGACTTCAACGAAGAAATCAAATGAAAGTTTGGGAAATACTGGTGGCAAGCCTAGAGAAAGAGGGAAGGCTGCTTCTGGTTCTGAAAACGATGGTCCTTCATCAAG TGCTGAAAGTGGAAGTGATGGTACATCAGCTGCAAGTGATCAGAATACTAACCAGCAA GAGCTTactgggaagaagaagaggagcttCGACCAGATGCTTGCAGATG GTGCAAACGCACAGAACGCCAACACGGCTCAATACAGTGGTGCAGCTGTTGAATCATCTTTCAGTGCAAGGGAGCAACCGGCTACAAATGTCCAAGTTTCGGTGCCAGGAAAGTCTGTGGTAGCTATACCTGCAACTAATTTGAACATAGGAATGGACCTTTGGAATACATCCTCTGGAGGTGTGCCCATGAAGACTGGATCAAATGCATCTGGTGTCTCACCAGCGGTGGCTCCAGCACCAGTGGTTGGACGGGAGGGGTTTGTAGCTGAACACCTCTGGATTCAA GATGAACGTGAACTGAAGAAGCAGAGGAGAAAGCAATCTAATCGGGAATCAGCTAGAAGGTCAAGATTACGTAAACAG GCTGAATGTGAAGAGCTACAATCGAAGGTGGAGGCACTGTCGAATGAAAATAATGCACTCAAAGATGAGCTGAAAAGGCTTGCTGAGGAATGCACAAAGCTGACATCTGAAAATAGTTCCataatg GAGGAGCTGACTCGTTTGTACGGACCAGATGTTGTGGCTAATCTAGAAACTAAATTTATGAAGACGGTTATCAATTCTGTACACGGTGGAGGCGGCGATGTACAAGATACTTCAAGGGGAGGTGGCTCAGTTTCTTGTCAGAAGGAAGGGAATTTCTTTTACTCTAGTGGGAAGCTTGATTCAGGTTCTAATAAACATGAGACAATCCTTTTTTATAGTACTAATTTATAG
- the LOC122083093 gene encoding G-box-binding factor 1-like isoform X2 codes for MGSGDENTHARPSKPTASTQETPTTPLYPNWSSPLQVSDENAYYGLGATTRPFFTSPVSSSPTPHPYLWGSQHVIPPYGTPLPYPALYPHGGLYAHPNMAMSQGAPPTAAEVEGNAPDGKDRTSTKKSNESLGNTGGKPRERGKAASGSENDGPSSSAESGSDGTSAASDQNTNQQELTGKKKRSFDQMLADGANAQNANTAQYSGAAVESSFSAREQPATNVQVSVPGKSVVAIPATNLNIGMDLWNTSSGGVPMKTGSNASGVSPAVAPAPVVGREGFVAEHLWIQDERELKKQRRKQSNRESARRSRLRKQAECEELQSKVEALSNENNALKDELKRLAEECTKLTSENSSIMEELTRLYGPDVVANLETKFMKTVINSVHGGGGDVQDTSRGGGSVSCQKEGNFFYSSGKLDSGSNKHETILFYSTNL; via the exons ATGGGCTCGGGGGATGAAAATACACATGCTAGGCCCTCAAAACCAACTGCTTCAACTCAG GAGACACCTACAACGCCTTTGTATCCTAATTGGTCAAGTCCTTTGCAGGTTTCTGATGAAAAT GCATACTATGGTCTTGGTGCTACTACACGTCCCTTTTTCACCTcacctgtttcttcttctccaactcccCATCCTTATCTTTGGGGAAGTCAG CATGTAATACCACCATATGGTACTCCACTTCCATATCCTGCTCTATATCCTCATGGAGGACTTTACGCTCATCCTAACATGGCTATG TCTCAGGGTGCACCACCAACAGCTGCAGAGGTGGAAGGAAATGCCCCTGATGGAAAAGACCGGACTTCAACGAAGAAATCAAATGAAAGTTTGGGAAATACTGGTGGCAAGCCTAGAGAAAGAGGGAAGGCTGCTTCTGGTTCTGAAAACGATGGTCCTTCATCAAG TGCTGAAAGTGGAAGTGATGGTACATCAGCTGCAAGTGATCAGAATACTAACCAGCAA GAGCTTactgggaagaagaagaggagcttCGACCAGATGCTTGCAGATG GTGCAAACGCACAGAACGCCAACACGGCTCAATACAGTGGTGCAGCTGTTGAATCATCTTTCAGTGCAAGGGAGCAACCGGCTACAAATGTCCAAGTTTCGGTGCCAGGAAAGTCTGTGGTAGCTATACCTGCAACTAATTTGAACATAGGAATGGACCTTTGGAATACATCCTCTGGAGGTGTGCCCATGAAGACTGGATCAAATGCATCTGGTGTCTCACCAGCGGTGGCTCCAGCACCAGTGGTTGGACGGGAGGGGTTTGTAGCTGAACACCTCTGGATTCAA GATGAACGTGAACTGAAGAAGCAGAGGAGAAAGCAATCTAATCGGGAATCAGCTAGAAGGTCAAGATTACGTAAACAG GCTGAATGTGAAGAGCTACAATCGAAGGTGGAGGCACTGTCGAATGAAAATAATGCACTCAAAGATGAGCTGAAAAGGCTTGCTGAGGAATGCACAAAGCTGACATCTGAAAATAGTTCCataatg GAGGAGCTGACTCGTTTGTACGGACCAGATGTTGTGGCTAATCTAGAAACTAAATTTATGAAGACGGTTATCAATTCTGTACACGGTGGAGGCGGCGATGTACAAGATACTTCAAGGGGAGGTGGCTCAGTTTCTTGTCAGAAGGAAGGGAATTTCTTTTACTCTAGTGGGAAGCTTGATTCAGGTTCTAATAAACATGAGACAATCCTTTTTTATAGTACTAATTTATAG
- the LOC122083093 gene encoding G-box-binding factor 1-like isoform X8: MGSGDENTHARPSKPTASTQSQGAPPTAAEVEGNAPDGKDRTSTKKSNESLGNTGGKPRERGKAASGSENDGPSSSSAESGSDGTSAASDQNTNQQELTGKKKRSFDQMLADGANAQNANTAQYSGAAVESSFSAREQPATNVQVSVPGKSVVAIPATNLNIGMDLWNTSSGGVPMKTGSNASGVSPAVAPAPVVGREGFVAEHLWIQDERELKKQRRKQSNRESARRSRLRKQAECEELQSKVEALSNENNALKDELKRLAEECTKLTSENSSIMEELTRLYGPDVVANLETKFMKTVINSVHGGGGDVQDTSRGGGSVSCQKEGNFFYSSGKLDSGSNKHETILFYSTNL; the protein is encoded by the exons ATGGGCTCGGGGGATGAAAATACACATGCTAGGCCCTCAAAACCAACTGCTTCAACTCAG TCTCAGGGTGCACCACCAACAGCTGCAGAGGTGGAAGGAAATGCCCCTGATGGAAAAGACCGGACTTCAACGAAGAAATCAAATGAAAGTTTGGGAAATACTGGTGGCAAGCCTAGAGAAAGAGGGAAGGCTGCTTCTGGTTCTGAAAACGATGGTCCTTCATCAAG TAGTGCTGAAAGTGGAAGTGATGGTACATCAGCTGCAAGTGATCAGAATACTAACCAGCAA GAGCTTactgggaagaagaagaggagcttCGACCAGATGCTTGCAGATG GTGCAAACGCACAGAACGCCAACACGGCTCAATACAGTGGTGCAGCTGTTGAATCATCTTTCAGTGCAAGGGAGCAACCGGCTACAAATGTCCAAGTTTCGGTGCCAGGAAAGTCTGTGGTAGCTATACCTGCAACTAATTTGAACATAGGAATGGACCTTTGGAATACATCCTCTGGAGGTGTGCCCATGAAGACTGGATCAAATGCATCTGGTGTCTCACCAGCGGTGGCTCCAGCACCAGTGGTTGGACGGGAGGGGTTTGTAGCTGAACACCTCTGGATTCAA GATGAACGTGAACTGAAGAAGCAGAGGAGAAAGCAATCTAATCGGGAATCAGCTAGAAGGTCAAGATTACGTAAACAG GCTGAATGTGAAGAGCTACAATCGAAGGTGGAGGCACTGTCGAATGAAAATAATGCACTCAAAGATGAGCTGAAAAGGCTTGCTGAGGAATGCACAAAGCTGACATCTGAAAATAGTTCCataatg GAGGAGCTGACTCGTTTGTACGGACCAGATGTTGTGGCTAATCTAGAAACTAAATTTATGAAGACGGTTATCAATTCTGTACACGGTGGAGGCGGCGATGTACAAGATACTTCAAGGGGAGGTGGCTCAGTTTCTTGTCAGAAGGAAGGGAATTTCTTTTACTCTAGTGGGAAGCTTGATTCAGGTTCTAATAAACATGAGACAATCCTTTTTTATAGTACTAATTTATAG
- the LOC122083093 gene encoding G-box-binding factor 1-like isoform X1, giving the protein MGSGDENTHARPSKPTASTQETPTTPLYPNWSSPLQVSDENAYYGLGATTRPFFTSPVSSSPTPHPYLWGSQHVIPPYGTPLPYPALYPHGGLYAHPNMAMSQGAPPTAAEVEGNAPDGKDRTSTKKSNESLGNTGGKPRERGKAASGSENDGPSSSSAESGSDGTSAASDQNTNQQELTGKKKRSFDQMLADGANAQNANTAQYSGAAVESSFSAREQPATNVQVSVPGKSVVAIPATNLNIGMDLWNTSSGGVPMKTGSNASGVSPAVAPAPVVGREGFVAEHLWIQDERELKKQRRKQSNRESARRSRLRKQAECEELQSKVEALSNENNALKDELKRLAEECTKLTSENSSIMEELTRLYGPDVVANLETKFMKTVINSVHGGGGDVQDTSRGGGSVSCQKEGNFFYSSGKLDSGSNKHETILFYSTNL; this is encoded by the exons ATGGGCTCGGGGGATGAAAATACACATGCTAGGCCCTCAAAACCAACTGCTTCAACTCAG GAGACACCTACAACGCCTTTGTATCCTAATTGGTCAAGTCCTTTGCAGGTTTCTGATGAAAAT GCATACTATGGTCTTGGTGCTACTACACGTCCCTTTTTCACCTcacctgtttcttcttctccaactcccCATCCTTATCTTTGGGGAAGTCAG CATGTAATACCACCATATGGTACTCCACTTCCATATCCTGCTCTATATCCTCATGGAGGACTTTACGCTCATCCTAACATGGCTATG TCTCAGGGTGCACCACCAACAGCTGCAGAGGTGGAAGGAAATGCCCCTGATGGAAAAGACCGGACTTCAACGAAGAAATCAAATGAAAGTTTGGGAAATACTGGTGGCAAGCCTAGAGAAAGAGGGAAGGCTGCTTCTGGTTCTGAAAACGATGGTCCTTCATCAAG TAGTGCTGAAAGTGGAAGTGATGGTACATCAGCTGCAAGTGATCAGAATACTAACCAGCAA GAGCTTactgggaagaagaagaggagcttCGACCAGATGCTTGCAGATG GTGCAAACGCACAGAACGCCAACACGGCTCAATACAGTGGTGCAGCTGTTGAATCATCTTTCAGTGCAAGGGAGCAACCGGCTACAAATGTCCAAGTTTCGGTGCCAGGAAAGTCTGTGGTAGCTATACCTGCAACTAATTTGAACATAGGAATGGACCTTTGGAATACATCCTCTGGAGGTGTGCCCATGAAGACTGGATCAAATGCATCTGGTGTCTCACCAGCGGTGGCTCCAGCACCAGTGGTTGGACGGGAGGGGTTTGTAGCTGAACACCTCTGGATTCAA GATGAACGTGAACTGAAGAAGCAGAGGAGAAAGCAATCTAATCGGGAATCAGCTAGAAGGTCAAGATTACGTAAACAG GCTGAATGTGAAGAGCTACAATCGAAGGTGGAGGCACTGTCGAATGAAAATAATGCACTCAAAGATGAGCTGAAAAGGCTTGCTGAGGAATGCACAAAGCTGACATCTGAAAATAGTTCCataatg GAGGAGCTGACTCGTTTGTACGGACCAGATGTTGTGGCTAATCTAGAAACTAAATTTATGAAGACGGTTATCAATTCTGTACACGGTGGAGGCGGCGATGTACAAGATACTTCAAGGGGAGGTGGCTCAGTTTCTTGTCAGAAGGAAGGGAATTTCTTTTACTCTAGTGGGAAGCTTGATTCAGGTTCTAATAAACATGAGACAATCCTTTTTTATAGTACTAATTTATAG
- the LOC122083093 gene encoding G-box-binding factor 1-like isoform X5: MGSGDENTHARPSKPTASTQAYYGLGATTRPFFTSPVSSSPTPHPYLWGSQHVIPPYGTPLPYPALYPHGGLYAHPNMAMSQGAPPTAAEVEGNAPDGKDRTSTKKSNESLGNTGGKPRERGKAASGSENDGPSSSSAESGSDGTSAASDQNTNQQELTGKKKRSFDQMLADGANAQNANTAQYSGAAVESSFSAREQPATNVQVSVPGKSVVAIPATNLNIGMDLWNTSSGGVPMKTGSNASGVSPAVAPAPVVGREGFVAEHLWIQDERELKKQRRKQSNRESARRSRLRKQAECEELQSKVEALSNENNALKDELKRLAEECTKLTSENSSIMEELTRLYGPDVVANLETKFMKTVINSVHGGGGDVQDTSRGGGSVSCQKEGNFFYSSGKLDSGSNKHETILFYSTNL; encoded by the exons ATGGGCTCGGGGGATGAAAATACACATGCTAGGCCCTCAAAACCAACTGCTTCAACTCAG GCATACTATGGTCTTGGTGCTACTACACGTCCCTTTTTCACCTcacctgtttcttcttctccaactcccCATCCTTATCTTTGGGGAAGTCAG CATGTAATACCACCATATGGTACTCCACTTCCATATCCTGCTCTATATCCTCATGGAGGACTTTACGCTCATCCTAACATGGCTATG TCTCAGGGTGCACCACCAACAGCTGCAGAGGTGGAAGGAAATGCCCCTGATGGAAAAGACCGGACTTCAACGAAGAAATCAAATGAAAGTTTGGGAAATACTGGTGGCAAGCCTAGAGAAAGAGGGAAGGCTGCTTCTGGTTCTGAAAACGATGGTCCTTCATCAAG TAGTGCTGAAAGTGGAAGTGATGGTACATCAGCTGCAAGTGATCAGAATACTAACCAGCAA GAGCTTactgggaagaagaagaggagcttCGACCAGATGCTTGCAGATG GTGCAAACGCACAGAACGCCAACACGGCTCAATACAGTGGTGCAGCTGTTGAATCATCTTTCAGTGCAAGGGAGCAACCGGCTACAAATGTCCAAGTTTCGGTGCCAGGAAAGTCTGTGGTAGCTATACCTGCAACTAATTTGAACATAGGAATGGACCTTTGGAATACATCCTCTGGAGGTGTGCCCATGAAGACTGGATCAAATGCATCTGGTGTCTCACCAGCGGTGGCTCCAGCACCAGTGGTTGGACGGGAGGGGTTTGTAGCTGAACACCTCTGGATTCAA GATGAACGTGAACTGAAGAAGCAGAGGAGAAAGCAATCTAATCGGGAATCAGCTAGAAGGTCAAGATTACGTAAACAG GCTGAATGTGAAGAGCTACAATCGAAGGTGGAGGCACTGTCGAATGAAAATAATGCACTCAAAGATGAGCTGAAAAGGCTTGCTGAGGAATGCACAAAGCTGACATCTGAAAATAGTTCCataatg GAGGAGCTGACTCGTTTGTACGGACCAGATGTTGTGGCTAATCTAGAAACTAAATTTATGAAGACGGTTATCAATTCTGTACACGGTGGAGGCGGCGATGTACAAGATACTTCAAGGGGAGGTGGCTCAGTTTCTTGTCAGAAGGAAGGGAATTTCTTTTACTCTAGTGGGAAGCTTGATTCAGGTTCTAATAAACATGAGACAATCCTTTTTTATAGTACTAATTTATAG
- the LOC122083093 gene encoding G-box-binding factor 1-like isoform X3, producing the protein MGSGDENTHARPSKPTASTQETPTTPLYPNWSSPLQAYYGLGATTRPFFTSPVSSSPTPHPYLWGSQHVIPPYGTPLPYPALYPHGGLYAHPNMAMSQGAPPTAAEVEGNAPDGKDRTSTKKSNESLGNTGGKPRERGKAASGSENDGPSSSSAESGSDGTSAASDQNTNQQELTGKKKRSFDQMLADGANAQNANTAQYSGAAVESSFSAREQPATNVQVSVPGKSVVAIPATNLNIGMDLWNTSSGGVPMKTGSNASGVSPAVAPAPVVGREGFVAEHLWIQDERELKKQRRKQSNRESARRSRLRKQAECEELQSKVEALSNENNALKDELKRLAEECTKLTSENSSIMEELTRLYGPDVVANLETKFMKTVINSVHGGGGDVQDTSRGGGSVSCQKEGNFFYSSGKLDSGSNKHETILFYSTNL; encoded by the exons ATGGGCTCGGGGGATGAAAATACACATGCTAGGCCCTCAAAACCAACTGCTTCAACTCAG GAGACACCTACAACGCCTTTGTATCCTAATTGGTCAAGTCCTTTGCAG GCATACTATGGTCTTGGTGCTACTACACGTCCCTTTTTCACCTcacctgtttcttcttctccaactcccCATCCTTATCTTTGGGGAAGTCAG CATGTAATACCACCATATGGTACTCCACTTCCATATCCTGCTCTATATCCTCATGGAGGACTTTACGCTCATCCTAACATGGCTATG TCTCAGGGTGCACCACCAACAGCTGCAGAGGTGGAAGGAAATGCCCCTGATGGAAAAGACCGGACTTCAACGAAGAAATCAAATGAAAGTTTGGGAAATACTGGTGGCAAGCCTAGAGAAAGAGGGAAGGCTGCTTCTGGTTCTGAAAACGATGGTCCTTCATCAAG TAGTGCTGAAAGTGGAAGTGATGGTACATCAGCTGCAAGTGATCAGAATACTAACCAGCAA GAGCTTactgggaagaagaagaggagcttCGACCAGATGCTTGCAGATG GTGCAAACGCACAGAACGCCAACACGGCTCAATACAGTGGTGCAGCTGTTGAATCATCTTTCAGTGCAAGGGAGCAACCGGCTACAAATGTCCAAGTTTCGGTGCCAGGAAAGTCTGTGGTAGCTATACCTGCAACTAATTTGAACATAGGAATGGACCTTTGGAATACATCCTCTGGAGGTGTGCCCATGAAGACTGGATCAAATGCATCTGGTGTCTCACCAGCGGTGGCTCCAGCACCAGTGGTTGGACGGGAGGGGTTTGTAGCTGAACACCTCTGGATTCAA GATGAACGTGAACTGAAGAAGCAGAGGAGAAAGCAATCTAATCGGGAATCAGCTAGAAGGTCAAGATTACGTAAACAG GCTGAATGTGAAGAGCTACAATCGAAGGTGGAGGCACTGTCGAATGAAAATAATGCACTCAAAGATGAGCTGAAAAGGCTTGCTGAGGAATGCACAAAGCTGACATCTGAAAATAGTTCCataatg GAGGAGCTGACTCGTTTGTACGGACCAGATGTTGTGGCTAATCTAGAAACTAAATTTATGAAGACGGTTATCAATTCTGTACACGGTGGAGGCGGCGATGTACAAGATACTTCAAGGGGAGGTGGCTCAGTTTCTTGTCAGAAGGAAGGGAATTTCTTTTACTCTAGTGGGAAGCTTGATTCAGGTTCTAATAAACATGAGACAATCCTTTTTTATAGTACTAATTTATAG
- the LOC122083093 gene encoding G-box-binding factor 1-like isoform X9, with product MKIHMLGPQNQLLQLSFSLQSQGAPPTAAEVEGNAPDGKDRTSTKKSNESLGNTGGKPRERGKAASGSENDGPSSSSAESGSDGTSAASDQNTNQQELTGKKKRSFDQMLADGANAQNANTAQYSGAAVESSFSAREQPATNVQVSVPGKSVVAIPATNLNIGMDLWNTSSGGVPMKTGSNASGVSPAVAPAPVVGREGFVAEHLWIQDERELKKQRRKQSNRESARRSRLRKQAECEELQSKVEALSNENNALKDELKRLAEECTKLTSENSSIMEELTRLYGPDVVANLETKFMKTVINSVHGGGGDVQDTSRGGGSVSCQKEGNFFYSSGKLDSGSNKHETILFYSTNL from the exons ATGAAAATACACATGCTAGGCCCTCAAAACCAACTGCTTCAACTCAG CTTTTCTCTGCAGTCTCAGGGTGCACCACCAACAGCTGCAGAGGTGGAAGGAAATGCCCCTGATGGAAAAGACCGGACTTCAACGAAGAAATCAAATGAAAGTTTGGGAAATACTGGTGGCAAGCCTAGAGAAAGAGGGAAGGCTGCTTCTGGTTCTGAAAACGATGGTCCTTCATCAAG TAGTGCTGAAAGTGGAAGTGATGGTACATCAGCTGCAAGTGATCAGAATACTAACCAGCAA GAGCTTactgggaagaagaagaggagcttCGACCAGATGCTTGCAGATG GTGCAAACGCACAGAACGCCAACACGGCTCAATACAGTGGTGCAGCTGTTGAATCATCTTTCAGTGCAAGGGAGCAACCGGCTACAAATGTCCAAGTTTCGGTGCCAGGAAAGTCTGTGGTAGCTATACCTGCAACTAATTTGAACATAGGAATGGACCTTTGGAATACATCCTCTGGAGGTGTGCCCATGAAGACTGGATCAAATGCATCTGGTGTCTCACCAGCGGTGGCTCCAGCACCAGTGGTTGGACGGGAGGGGTTTGTAGCTGAACACCTCTGGATTCAA GATGAACGTGAACTGAAGAAGCAGAGGAGAAAGCAATCTAATCGGGAATCAGCTAGAAGGTCAAGATTACGTAAACAG GCTGAATGTGAAGAGCTACAATCGAAGGTGGAGGCACTGTCGAATGAAAATAATGCACTCAAAGATGAGCTGAAAAGGCTTGCTGAGGAATGCACAAAGCTGACATCTGAAAATAGTTCCataatg GAGGAGCTGACTCGTTTGTACGGACCAGATGTTGTGGCTAATCTAGAAACTAAATTTATGAAGACGGTTATCAATTCTGTACACGGTGGAGGCGGCGATGTACAAGATACTTCAAGGGGAGGTGGCTCAGTTTCTTGTCAGAAGGAAGGGAATTTCTTTTACTCTAGTGGGAAGCTTGATTCAGGTTCTAATAAACATGAGACAATCCTTTTTTATAGTACTAATTTATAG